Proteins encoded in a region of the Carassius auratus strain Wakin chromosome 21, ASM336829v1, whole genome shotgun sequence genome:
- the LOC113039111 gene encoding liver-expressed antimicrobial peptide 2-like yields MMPVTQRLLVLTVLLSLLLTLQVQAAPIDTDWATGLIHRAKRSLLWRWNTLKPVGSGCRDHYECGTNYCRKHTCSFNKAQQA; encoded by the exons ATGATGCCAGTGACCCAGCGTCTGCTCGTTCTGACCGTTCTGCTGTCTCTGCTGCTGACCTTACAG GTCCAGGCGGCACCCATAGACACTGACTGGGCGACCGGACTGATCCATCGGGCCAAGCGCTCGTTACTCTGGAGATGGAACACTCTGAAACCTGTGGGTTCTGGATGCAGAGATCATTATGAGTGTGGGACCAACTACTGCAG GAAGCACACGTGCTCCTTCAATAAAGCTCAACAGGCGTGA
- the LOC113039148 gene encoding SHC-transforming protein 3-like, whose product MRKGSCCMFTSGVVGALLLIAGIGLFVSGFFQTLIHNKLKGWLTSLFTVSAQLRRRASSSALFKTALTLLQSLKDNARSRVQSLPKRGASARPARGYLHLTQCGFRGSNNTTDYVAYVAKDPVNRRACHIVECSDGLAQDVISTIGQAFDLRFQIYLQCPSSKPSSMHDRGMSTDEPPWTEEGEESADHHYYNSIPGKMPPPGGFIDTRLTNQTQDGCQAAGVDQTYYQGRPMFIQQGSCDIYSLPEVKGQAPKAGEVPTYVNTQHIDTQVLAALQGESETLSDSGTGGTAKDSPRKDLFDMKPFEDAIMTQTPASELHKAASVDNSSPLLMRAAALRAQEELEDQTWYHGEMSRRQAEKLLLHDGDFLVRKSTTNPGSYVLTGMHHGLAKHLLLVDPEGTVRTKDHIFESISHLIGHHRDNNLPIVSAGSELCLKQPVDRKQ is encoded by the exons ATGAGGAAGGGCTCCTGCTGCATGTTCACGTCGGGAGTCGTCGGTGCTCTTCTCCTGATCGCCGGGATCGGCCTCTTTGTGTCCGGATTCTTCCAGACCTTGATCCACAACAAGCTGAAGGGG TGGTTAACGTCTTTATTTACAGTTTCTGCTCAACTGAGGAGAAGAGCGTCATCCTCAGCTCTGTTTAAGACTGCACTGACGCTTCTCCAGTCTCTGAAGGATAATGCTCG CTCAAGGGTCCAATCACTCCCCAAACGTGGCGCCAGCGCTCGTCCGGCCAGAGGTTATCTGCATCTGACCCAGTGTGGATTCAGAGGATCTAATA ACACCACTGATTACGTCGCTTACGTGGCAAAAGATCCTGTTAACCGGAGAG CCTGTCATATTGTGGAGTGCTCTGACGGTCTGGCTCAGGATGTGATCAGTACGATCGGTCAGGCGTTTGACCTGCGCTTTCAGATCTACCTGCAGTGTCCGTCCAGCAAACCCTCGTCCATGCACGACAG GGGTATGAGTACTGACGAGCCCCCGTGGACGGAGGAAGGAGAGGAGTCGGCCGATCATCATTACTACAACAGCATTCCCGGAAAGATGCCGCCACCGGGAGGATTCATTGACACTAGATTGACCAATCAGACGCAAGACGGCTGCCAG GCGGCTGGAGTCGACCAGACGTACTACCAGGGCCGACCCATGTTCATCCAACAAG GCTCCTGTGACATTTACAGTCtccctgaggtcaaaggtcaagcccCGAAGGCAGGAGAAGTGCCCACGTATGTGAACACGCAGCACATTGACACGCAGGTGCTAGCTGCCCTCCAGGGGGAGTCAGAGACGCTGTCTGATTCGGGCACGGGCGGGACAGCTAAAGACAGCCCGAGGAAGGACCTCTTTGACATGA AGCCGTTTGAGGATGCCATCATGACCCAGACTCCAGCATCAGAGCTGCATAAAGCGGCGTCTGTGGATAACTCCAGTCCTCTTCTGATGCGCGCGGCCGCTCTGAGAGctcaggaggagctggaggaccAGACGTGGTACCACGGAGAGATGAGCCGCCGGCAGGCCGAGAAACTGCTGCTCCATGACGGAGACTTCCTGGTGCGGAAGAGCACCACAAACCCGGGCTCATACGTCCTGACGGGGATGCACCACGGCTTGGCCAAACACCTGCTCCTGGTCGATCCGGAGGGAACG